A stretch of Myceligenerans xiligouense DNA encodes these proteins:
- a CDS encoding MFS transporter: MTGTNDAVADTSFSFRDIAVVAYLPSVVSSIGHGAVLPVLAIHASGLGASTAVAAFVVALMGIGQLVNSLPSGALVARLGERRTLVIAGLVDAVAMLAAFLVSSVWLLSVCVVVSGMSWTAFLLARQGFLIDAVPVSHRARGMALLGGSMRVGILVGPLLGALLIHLFDVRSVFLLAACASLVSAVIVTRMPDFGRVARDVVPRAVHSVLWEHRRTLLTLGVAVVIIGASRSVRTGLLPLWADHVHIDAAVVSLLFAVAATIDILLTLPGGWLLDTRGRRVVAVPVVLAVGVGCLLLPLTDSALGVGAVMVLIAFGNGLGSGIVMTLGADAAPEEGRAQFLGGWRLCGDIGNTGGPLVVSGVAAIAPLAAAPVVIGVLALAGTAWVGYWTGRADRVRRAGGP; the protein is encoded by the coding sequence GTGACAGGAACGAACGACGCCGTGGCCGACACGTCGTTCAGCTTCCGGGACATCGCCGTGGTCGCCTACCTGCCGTCCGTCGTCAGCTCGATCGGGCACGGGGCCGTGCTCCCGGTCCTGGCGATCCACGCGAGCGGCCTGGGCGCGAGCACCGCCGTCGCGGCATTCGTGGTCGCGCTCATGGGGATCGGGCAATTGGTCAACTCCCTCCCGTCGGGAGCGCTCGTGGCTCGGCTGGGTGAGCGCCGCACCCTGGTGATCGCCGGGCTGGTCGACGCGGTCGCGATGCTGGCGGCCTTCCTGGTCTCCTCGGTGTGGCTGCTGTCGGTGTGCGTGGTCGTGAGCGGGATGAGCTGGACGGCGTTCCTGCTGGCGCGGCAGGGTTTCCTGATCGACGCGGTGCCGGTCAGCCACCGGGCGCGCGGGATGGCCCTGCTGGGTGGGTCGATGCGGGTGGGGATTCTGGTGGGTCCGTTGCTGGGGGCGCTGCTGATCCACCTGTTCGATGTCCGGTCGGTGTTCCTGCTGGCGGCGTGCGCGTCCCTGGTCTCCGCGGTGATCGTGACCCGGATGCCGGACTTCGGCCGCGTGGCGCGCGACGTCGTCCCCCGGGCGGTGCACTCGGTGCTGTGGGAGCACCGGCGCACGCTGCTGACCCTCGGGGTGGCCGTCGTGATCATCGGTGCGTCGCGGTCGGTGCGCACGGGACTGCTGCCGCTGTGGGCGGATCACGTGCACATCGACGCGGCGGTGGTGTCCCTGCTGTTCGCGGTGGCGGCCACGATCGACATCCTCCTGACGCTGCCGGGTGGCTGGCTGCTGGACACGCGCGGTCGGCGGGTCGTGGCGGTGCCGGTGGTGCTCGCCGTCGGCGTCGGCTGTCTGCTGCTGCCCCTGACCGACTCGGCGCTCGGTGTGGGCGCCGTGATGGTGCTGATCGCCTTCGGCAACGGTCTCGGGTCGGGGATCGTGATGACTCTCGGCGCGGACGCGGCGCCGGAGGAGGGTCGGGCGCAGTTCCTGGGCGGCTGGCGGCTGTGCGGGGACATCGGCAACACGGGCGGGCCGCTGGTGGTCTCCGGGGTGGCCGCGATCGCTCCGCTGGCCGCCGCGCCGGTGGTGATCGGTGTGCTGGCGCTGGCGGGCACGGCGTGGGTGGGGTACTGGACGGGCCGGGCGGATCGGGTCCGGCGAGCGGGCGGGCCGTGA
- a CDS encoding CPBP family intramembrane glutamic endopeptidase, with protein MTTSHVSPTRRIVSAAWRIAVAMLALGVGLVVLVAILPAEPDPSDPGTLATRISGGIALTGLALSLITVLVSQAGQKSLRDAGLQDAGLGDARDGWRLALWGALLWLVPSAATFAVLALVGASISVTVPAPELAQTVVLLLLAVLLAEAIPEELVFRGYITTVLGSVTRGWWVITIQAVLFALFAGALRQHWDPMDLSLFLAMGIGFGYLRMITGSVWMAVGFHTAFQTGSQLILTHDSVEFAGGQVAGMLALGAIPFAVASVVVSSTGIPRFVRPLRRPHGG; from the coding sequence ATGACCACCTCGCACGTCTCGCCGACCCGCCGGATCGTGTCCGCCGCGTGGCGGATCGCCGTCGCCATGCTCGCGCTCGGCGTGGGCCTCGTCGTCCTCGTGGCGATCCTGCCCGCCGAACCCGATCCCTCCGACCCCGGAACCCTGGCGACGAGGATCAGCGGGGGCATCGCGCTCACCGGCCTCGCGCTCAGTCTGATCACCGTCCTGGTCAGCCAGGCCGGCCAGAAAAGCCTGCGGGACGCCGGGTTGCAGGACGCCGGGCTGGGTGATGCCCGCGACGGCTGGCGGCTCGCCCTGTGGGGCGCACTCCTGTGGCTCGTCCCGTCGGCCGCCACGTTCGCCGTGCTCGCGCTCGTCGGCGCGTCGATCTCCGTGACCGTGCCCGCACCGGAGCTCGCGCAGACCGTGGTGCTGCTCCTGCTGGCAGTGCTGCTCGCCGAGGCGATCCCCGAGGAGCTGGTGTTCCGTGGCTACATCACGACCGTGCTGGGCTCGGTCACGCGCGGGTGGTGGGTCATCACGATCCAGGCCGTGCTGTTCGCCCTGTTCGCAGGCGCGCTGCGGCAGCACTGGGACCCCATGGACCTCTCCCTCTTCCTCGCGATGGGGATCGGGTTCGGCTACCTCCGCATGATCACGGGGTCGGTGTGGATGGCCGTCGGCTTCCACACGGCGTTCCAGACGGGCTCGCAACTCATCCTCACCCACGACTCCGTCGAATTCGCCGGCGGCCAGGTCGCGGGCATGCTGGCCCTCGGCGCCATCCCCTTCGCCGTCGCCTCCGTCGTCGTCTCCAGCACCGGTATCCCACGCTTCGTCAGGCCCTTGCGGCGGCCGCACGGCGGATAG
- a CDS encoding type II toxin-antitoxin system VapC family toxin: MGRRLIVDTNVLIAIERGKDEGLGLEDTDEISIAAVTEAELLLGVELADDPAVATNRRRSVSTILDSVDTLDYTPQTAAHHAALLAHVRRTGTPRGAHDLIIAAHAAETQRLVLSRDAKARFADLPGVRSA, encoded by the coding sequence GTGGGCCGACGCCTGATCGTCGACACGAACGTCCTGATCGCCATCGAACGCGGCAAGGACGAAGGACTCGGCCTGGAGGACACCGACGAGATCTCCATCGCCGCCGTGACGGAGGCCGAACTTCTCCTCGGCGTCGAACTGGCCGACGACCCCGCCGTCGCCACGAACCGTCGGCGATCGGTCAGCACGATTCTCGATTCCGTCGACACCCTTGACTACACCCCGCAGACCGCGGCGCACCATGCCGCCCTGCTCGCCCACGTCCGACGCACCGGCACGCCTCGTGGCGCGCATGACCTGATCATCGCCGCCCACGCCGCCGAGACCCAGCGCCTGGTCCTCAGCCGCGATGCCAAAGCCCGGTTCGCCGACCTCCCCGGGGTCCGGTCGGCCTGA
- a CDS encoding type II toxin-antitoxin system Phd/YefM family antitoxin produces the protein MRTMTATSASRGFSDLLDAVEHGDTITITRGGHAIAELRPARRHTVGALRERLADAPALDPAFETDIADAMITLDHEITDPWADA, from the coding sequence ATGCGCACCATGACCGCGACCTCGGCATCACGAGGATTCTCCGACCTCCTCGACGCCGTCGAGCACGGCGACACGATCACGATCACTCGTGGCGGCCACGCCATCGCCGAGCTCCGTCCGGCTCGCCGGCACACGGTCGGTGCCCTGCGCGAACGGCTCGCCGACGCCCCCGCACTCGACCCCGCGTTCGAGACCGACATCGCCGACGCCATGATCACCCTCGACCACGAGATCACGGACCCGTGGGCCGACGCCTGA
- a CDS encoding response regulator, giving the protein MTTVLLVDDDALVRGGLRALLHAEPDLDVVGEAADGAVGVDLARRLRPDVVVMDIRMPGRDGTSATREIVSWASPRPFVLVLTTFDLDDVVDDAIAAGADGFLLKRATPDELVAGIRTVAAGDALLSPAVTRRLFRLHARRRPADHDVTLTGREADVLRSLAAGGTTTEIAAAMFISAETVRTHVKHLLAKLGVRDRTQAVVWAYRSGFMDRASGGEGAPYPEPGGSR; this is encoded by the coding sequence GTGACCACCGTGCTCCTCGTGGACGACGACGCTCTCGTGCGGGGCGGCCTCCGCGCGCTCCTGCACGCCGAGCCGGATCTCGACGTGGTGGGCGAGGCCGCCGACGGCGCGGTCGGCGTCGACCTCGCCCGGCGCCTGCGGCCCGACGTCGTCGTCATGGACATCCGGATGCCCGGCAGGGACGGGACCTCCGCCACCCGGGAGATCGTCTCCTGGGCTTCGCCCCGCCCCTTCGTCCTGGTGCTCACCACCTTCGACCTCGACGACGTGGTCGACGACGCGATCGCCGCCGGCGCCGACGGGTTCCTCCTCAAACGCGCCACGCCGGACGAGCTCGTCGCGGGGATCCGCACCGTCGCCGCGGGCGACGCGCTCCTGTCACCGGCCGTCACGCGACGCCTCTTCCGGCTCCATGCCCGACGACGTCCCGCCGACCACGACGTCACCCTCACCGGCCGCGAGGCCGACGTACTGCGGTCACTCGCGGCGGGCGGGACGACCACCGAGATCGCCGCCGCCATGTTCATCTCCGCGGAGACGGTCCGCACGCACGTCAAGCACCTCCTGGCGAAGCTCGGCGTACGGGACCGCACGCAGGCGGTGGTGTGGGCGTACCGGAGCGGTTTCATGGACCGGGCGTCGGGCGGTGAGGGGGCGCCGTATCCCGAACCCGGCGGGTCCCGCTGA
- a CDS encoding TetR/AcrR family transcriptional regulator: protein MRSETSTPQDDPTSSSRSFIETARRRQLIDAAVATVNEVGYHRASLAEIGRRAGIVKSAIGYYFSSKEALLLELVQEAFTALGESVLGAVSGREGATARLRAYAEAYLAHVDAHRHAIAAAVEVVVSHRTADGTPLYLVEDEEDTALLRSILTAGMDEGVFRRMPVAVVTGLVEAVLDRAITVVQRDPRADLGDLRSHAVPFLLRSLGAGDE from the coding sequence GTGCGTTCTGAAACCTCGACCCCGCAGGACGACCCGACGTCGTCGTCCCGGTCGTTCATCGAGACGGCCCGCCGCAGGCAGCTGATCGACGCGGCCGTCGCGACGGTGAACGAGGTCGGGTACCACCGGGCGTCGCTGGCGGAGATCGGGAGGCGGGCCGGCATCGTCAAGAGCGCGATCGGGTACTACTTCTCCTCGAAGGAGGCACTGCTGCTCGAGCTCGTCCAGGAGGCGTTCACCGCCCTGGGCGAGAGCGTCCTCGGCGCGGTGTCGGGGCGCGAGGGCGCGACCGCCCGGCTGCGCGCCTACGCGGAGGCGTACCTCGCGCACGTCGACGCCCACCGCCACGCGATCGCCGCGGCCGTCGAGGTCGTGGTGTCGCACCGCACCGCGGACGGCACTCCCCTGTACCTCGTCGAGGACGAGGAGGACACCGCACTGCTGCGCAGCATCCTGACCGCCGGGATGGACGAGGGAGTCTTCCGCCGGATGCCGGTGGCGGTGGTGACCGGGCTCGTCGAGGCCGTGCTCGACCGCGCGATCACCGTCGTGCAGCGCGACCCCCGCGCCGACCTCGGCGACCTGCGCTCGCACGCGGTCCCGTTCCTGCTCCGCTCCCTGGGTGCGGGCGATGAGTGA